One Streptomyces hundungensis DNA segment encodes these proteins:
- a CDS encoding DUF4190 domain-containing protein, translated as MEIPPPPAPGQQPPQPQPGQGYGSPAPHHAPGAQPGPYSGQPMNTGQPMNTGPWYPYPAAPQRPPVNGLAIGSLVAGIVGCCIPPLGLILGAVALGQIKKKGQRGKGLAVTGVVLSTITTVLLAVTIASGGFADGWRDFKDGWNDSVANTRDTVDLRKGDCFDVPGGKLEREVASVRIVSCAGKHDVEVSGSFRLNNTSYPGQSAIAAQADTKCRQLGQAYAMDRWKVPAEAETYYYTPSSRSWAQGDHSVTCAFAAEHGKLTGSVRNDARTLDADQMAFLDALNALDRVMGEAPDEDRVEDDLPGFNKWAIKVSGTMDAYVGILSKHPWPSRVSGSVQPYIDGMRTAQKEWLKAASALDADGYYLHSGAADAAMKQSVEIAARGALGLATTPPSTDDRSGGGGTGGGSGGSSGGSSGGSSGSDGSKSV; from the coding sequence GTGGAGATACCGCCGCCGCCCGCACCCGGGCAGCAGCCCCCCCAGCCGCAGCCGGGGCAGGGGTACGGCTCGCCCGCGCCGCACCACGCGCCGGGGGCACAGCCGGGTCCCTACTCGGGGCAGCCGATGAACACCGGCCAGCCGATGAACACCGGCCCCTGGTACCCGTATCCGGCCGCGCCGCAGCGCCCGCCGGTGAACGGCCTCGCGATCGGATCCCTCGTCGCGGGCATCGTGGGCTGCTGCATACCCCCGCTCGGTCTGATCCTGGGCGCGGTCGCGCTCGGGCAGATCAAGAAGAAGGGGCAGCGCGGCAAGGGCCTGGCCGTCACCGGCGTCGTGCTCTCGACGATCACCACGGTGCTGCTGGCCGTCACGATCGCGTCCGGCGGATTCGCCGACGGCTGGCGCGACTTCAAGGACGGCTGGAACGACTCCGTCGCCAACACCCGCGACACCGTCGACTTGCGCAAGGGCGACTGCTTCGACGTGCCGGGCGGCAAGCTGGAGCGCGAGGTGGCCTCGGTACGGATCGTGAGTTGCGCCGGCAAGCACGACGTCGAGGTCTCCGGATCGTTCCGTCTGAACAACACCTCCTACCCGGGCCAGAGCGCCATCGCGGCCCAGGCCGACACCAAGTGCCGGCAGCTGGGGCAGGCGTACGCCATGGACCGGTGGAAGGTGCCGGCCGAGGCGGAGACCTACTACTACACGCCGAGTTCGCGGAGCTGGGCGCAGGGCGACCACTCCGTCACCTGTGCCTTCGCCGCGGAGCACGGCAAGCTCACCGGCTCGGTCCGCAACGACGCCAGAACGCTCGACGCGGACCAGATGGCGTTCCTCGACGCCCTGAACGCCCTGGACCGCGTGATGGGCGAGGCCCCCGACGAGGACCGGGTCGAGGACGACCTGCCCGGGTTCAACAAGTGGGCGATCAAGGTCTCCGGCACCATGGACGCCTATGTCGGCATCCTGAGCAAGCACCCCTGGCCGTCCCGGGTCTCCGGCTCCGTACAGCCGTACATCGACGGCATGAGGACCGCGCAGAAGGAGTGGTTGAAGGCGGCTTCCGCCCTGGACGCGGACGGCTACTACCTGCACTCCGGGGCGGCGGACGCCGCGATGAAGCAGTCGGTCGAGATCGCCGCGCGCGGCGCCCTCGGCCTCGCCACCACTCCGCCCTCCACCGATGACCGCTCCGGCGGGGGCGGCACGGGCGGGGGCTCCGGCGGCAGTTCCGGCGGAAGCTCCGGTGGCAGTTCCGGAAGCGATGGTTCCAAAAGCGTCTGA
- a CDS encoding carbon-nitrogen hydrolase family protein, producing the protein MTTFALPEAPLRVAAAQTRSVPGEVEANAAAAARTVRAATARGARVVVFPEKFLSGYEPELIRADPERCAVRPDDSRLAPIIGACRDSGVTAVVGAAVRDGGGLYVSALVLDATGFAGRYDKQNLFQQERTLYRPGTAGATLQVGDWRLGLGVCYDSGFPEHARAAALDGCHAYVVGALFGEGNGHHESRIWFPARAFDNTMYAVLANHVGVTGGWRACGASAVWGPDGRPVAEGGPTDEELVLADLLPERLRAAREAEPMLRDLHPMAGRPRTLFGPAATG; encoded by the coding sequence GTGACCACCTTCGCCCTCCCCGAGGCGCCCCTTCGCGTCGCCGCCGCCCAGACCCGGTCCGTCCCCGGCGAGGTCGAGGCCAACGCCGCTGCCGCGGCCCGCACGGTGCGCGCGGCCACGGCTCGCGGCGCGCGGGTCGTGGTGTTCCCGGAGAAGTTCCTCAGCGGCTACGAGCCCGAACTGATCCGCGCGGACCCCGAGCGCTGTGCCGTACGCCCCGACGACTCCCGGCTCGCCCCGATCATCGGGGCCTGCCGGGACAGCGGGGTCACCGCCGTGGTCGGAGCGGCGGTGCGGGACGGCGGCGGCCTGTATGTGTCCGCGCTCGTCCTGGACGCGACCGGCTTCGCGGGACGCTACGACAAGCAGAACCTGTTCCAGCAGGAGCGGACGCTCTACCGGCCCGGAACGGCGGGCGCAACGCTCCAAGTGGGCGACTGGCGGCTCGGGTTGGGGGTCTGCTACGACTCCGGGTTCCCCGAGCACGCCCGCGCCGCGGCGCTCGACGGCTGCCACGCCTATGTGGTGGGCGCCCTGTTCGGCGAGGGCAACGGACACCACGAGTCCCGGATCTGGTTCCCGGCACGGGCGTTCGACAACACCATGTACGCGGTGCTCGCCAACCACGTCGGCGTGACCGGCGGTTGGCGCGCCTGCGGCGCCAGCGCGGTGTGGGGACCGGACGGGCGTCCGGTCGCCGAAGGCGGCCCCACCGACGAGGAGCTCGTCCTCGCCGACCTCCTCCCCGAGCGTCTGCGCGCGGCCCGCGAGGCGGAGCCGATGCTGCGCGACCTGCACCCCATGGCGGGCCGGCCGCGCACCCTGTTCGGGCCGGCCGCGACGGGCTGA
- a CDS encoding MarR family winged helix-turn-helix transcriptional regulator, with amino-acid sequence MTSLPAAERLGAHLKRAEQALNATKHAVLKPAGLTVAQYAALLHLEESPGISAAALARLCGVTPPTMNTVLKNLQERGLIERTPHTWHRNVLETRLTEAGRTVMADADARAVRVERALAAEFTDAEREALIGLLGRCVTLLEQARPSA; translated from the coding sequence ATGACCTCCCTGCCCGCGGCCGAGCGGCTCGGCGCGCACCTCAAGCGGGCCGAGCAGGCCCTCAACGCGACCAAGCACGCGGTGCTCAAGCCCGCCGGGCTGACCGTGGCGCAGTACGCGGCGCTGCTGCACCTGGAGGAGAGCCCGGGCATCTCCGCGGCGGCGCTCGCCCGGCTGTGCGGGGTCACGCCGCCCACCATGAACACGGTCCTGAAGAACCTCCAGGAGCGCGGCCTGATCGAGCGCACCCCGCACACCTGGCACCGCAACGTCCTGGAGACCCGGCTCACCGAGGCCGGCCGCACCGTCATGGCGGACGCGGACGCGCGGGCGGTACGGGTCGAGCGGGCGCTGGCCGCCGAGTTCACCGACGCCGAACGGGAGGCCCTCATCGGCCTGTTGGGGCGCTGCGTCACCCTCCTGGAACAGGCCAGGCCGAGCGCCTGA
- a CDS encoding SMP-30/gluconolactonase/LRE family protein: protein MSRSIQRRTLPAVLTAAAAVLAVLPLTGTAQAAPAGAAQVSTAFRLPGEGAYPEGIAADPRTGDVYVGSYTTGAIYRALPGHRAAQVFLPEGVDGRHTANGLKVDRAGRLWVIDSTAAVTVYDTRTRALLARFDAPTDAHFLNDLAIGPDGTAYVTDSTRPVVYRVTPAELARAEAHGRRAELRVAHDLSGTVPAHPSGSLTLNGIVADPAGRFLLTVDMTGGGLYRIDLHDGSVRQVALHGGDLVNGDGLELAHGTLWAVHNKSNTLTRWHLSPDGASARLERRITDDSLQIPTTVVHTGGRALVVRSQFDKGGPMGPGTPRTPFTVAYVRGF from the coding sequence GTGTCCCGTTCGATCCAGCGCCGCACCCTCCCCGCCGTCCTGACCGCCGCCGCTGCCGTGCTGGCCGTCCTGCCCCTCACCGGCACGGCCCAGGCGGCGCCGGCCGGGGCCGCGCAGGTCTCCACCGCGTTCCGGCTGCCCGGCGAGGGTGCCTACCCGGAGGGCATCGCCGCCGACCCCCGCACCGGTGACGTCTACGTCGGCTCGTACACGACCGGCGCGATCTACCGGGCCCTCCCCGGCCACCGCGCCGCCCAGGTCTTCCTGCCCGAGGGCGTCGACGGACGGCACACAGCCAACGGCCTGAAGGTCGACCGGGCGGGCCGGCTGTGGGTGATCGACTCCACGGCCGCCGTCACCGTGTACGACACGCGGACCCGCGCCCTGCTGGCCCGCTTCGACGCCCCCACCGACGCCCACTTCCTCAACGACCTGGCCATCGGGCCCGACGGCACCGCGTACGTCACCGACAGCACCAGGCCCGTCGTCTACCGGGTCACCCCGGCCGAGCTGGCCCGCGCCGAGGCGCACGGCCGCCGGGCCGAGCTGAGGGTCGCCCACGACCTGTCCGGCACGGTCCCCGCCCACCCGTCGGGCAGCTTGACCCTCAACGGCATCGTCGCCGACCCGGCGGGCCGCTTCCTGCTCACCGTCGACATGACCGGCGGCGGCCTCTACCGCATCGACCTCCACGACGGTTCGGTACGTCAAGTGGCGCTCCACGGTGGCGACTTGGTGAACGGGGACGGCCTGGAGCTGGCCCACGGAACCCTGTGGGCGGTGCACAACAAGAGCAACACCCTCACCCGCTGGCACCTCTCCCCGGACGGTGCGTCGGCGCGGCTCGAACGCCGGATCACGGACGACTCCCTCCAGATCCCCACCACCGTGGTGCACACCGGGGGCCGCGCCCTGGTGGTCCGCTCCCAGTTCGACAAGGGCGGCCCGATGGGCCCGGGCACCCCGCGGACGCCGTTCACCGTGGCGTACGTCCGCGGTTTCTGA
- a CDS encoding thioesterase II family protein: protein MVWIQRVAPRPFAARRVVCFPHAGGSPYFFQQWGKALDGFEVHAVCYPGRAERMAEEPAGRLIPMAREIAREAADLMREDDRPTVFFGHSMGAVVAYETAVALADDRLAPHHLFASGARAPHLMRPDPDARWDDASIAATLVELGGTDAELLDNPAFVEFVLPYIGADFRMLSSYAPAPRAPLECALTALVGEDDPRVTLDQASAWRETTRGAFAVRTLPGDHFYLAHHPPFGIIEGSAAGC from the coding sequence ATGGTCTGGATACAACGCGTCGCGCCGAGGCCCTTCGCGGCCCGGCGGGTCGTCTGCTTCCCGCACGCCGGGGGGTCGCCGTACTTCTTTCAGCAGTGGGGCAAGGCGCTCGACGGGTTCGAGGTGCACGCGGTGTGCTACCCCGGGCGGGCGGAGCGGATGGCGGAGGAGCCCGCGGGCCGGCTCATCCCGATGGCGCGTGAAATAGCCCGCGAGGCCGCCGACTTGATGCGCGAGGACGACCGGCCCACCGTCTTCTTCGGGCACAGCATGGGTGCGGTCGTCGCGTACGAGACGGCCGTGGCCCTCGCGGACGACCGCCTGGCCCCGCACCACCTCTTCGCCTCGGGGGCGCGGGCCCCGCATCTGATGCGGCCCGATCCGGACGCGCGCTGGGACGACGCCTCCATCGCGGCGACCCTGGTCGAACTCGGCGGCACGGACGCCGAACTCCTCGACAACCCGGCCTTCGTGGAGTTCGTCCTGCCCTACATCGGGGCCGACTTCCGGATGCTCTCCTCGTACGCGCCGGCGCCGCGGGCCCCGCTGGAGTGCGCGCTCACCGCGCTGGTCGGCGAGGACGACCCCCGGGTGACCCTCGACCAGGCGTCCGCCTGGCGGGAGACGACCCGGGGCGCCTTCGCGGTGCGGACGCTGCCCGGGGACCACTTCTATCTGGCCCACCACCCGCCGTTCGGCATCATCGAGGGCTCCGCGGCGGGGTGTTGA
- a CDS encoding class II 3-deoxy-7-phosphoheptulonate synthase gives MRNSIWDPAPQASTDSAAESWRGRPAAQQPDWPDAAELRAVTTQLEKAPPLVFAAECDLLRRRMAAVARGEAVLLQGGDCAETFAGTTSDAIHAKLKTLLQMAVVLTHATALPVVKIGRMAGQYAKPRSQNQEARDGVTLPSYRGDAVNGPAFTADSRRPDPARLRTMYEASTTTLNLVRALTTGGFADLGQVHAWNRGFVADSHVGEQYEELADEIDRSLAFMKACGVDTRELGTAEFFVGHEGLLLDYEAALTRTEAESGRSYATSAHLLWIGERTRDLDGAHVEYFSRIANPIAVKLGPSAGPDTVLGLLDRLDPEREAGRLTFVVRAGAERIRDVLPTLVEKVQAEGAQVCWVSDPMHGNTITAASGHKTRRFDAILDEVRGFVEVHDALGSHPGGIHVELTGDDVTECVGGGNAVLAEELHHRYETACDPRLNHTQSLDLAFRLARMYRERGRVNTPPRSPR, from the coding sequence ATGAGAAACAGCATCTGGGACCCCGCACCGCAGGCGTCCACCGACAGTGCCGCCGAATCCTGGCGCGGCCGGCCCGCGGCGCAGCAGCCCGACTGGCCCGACGCCGCCGAACTGCGCGCCGTCACCACCCAGTTGGAGAAGGCGCCGCCGCTGGTCTTCGCCGCCGAATGCGATCTGCTGCGCCGACGGATGGCGGCGGTCGCCCGGGGTGAGGCGGTCCTGCTGCAAGGGGGCGACTGCGCCGAGACGTTCGCGGGGACCACGAGCGACGCCATCCACGCCAAGCTCAAGACGCTGTTGCAGATGGCCGTCGTGCTGACCCATGCCACCGCCCTGCCCGTCGTCAAGATCGGCCGGATGGCCGGGCAGTACGCCAAGCCGCGCTCCCAGAACCAGGAGGCGCGCGACGGCGTGACCCTGCCCTCCTACCGGGGCGACGCGGTCAACGGCCCGGCGTTCACCGCCGACTCCCGCCGCCCCGACCCGGCGCGCCTTCGGACCATGTACGAGGCCTCGACCACCACCCTCAACCTGGTGCGCGCCCTGACCACCGGAGGCTTCGCGGACCTCGGTCAAGTGCACGCCTGGAACCGGGGGTTCGTGGCCGACTCGCACGTGGGTGAGCAGTACGAGGAGCTCGCCGACGAGATCGACCGCAGCCTCGCCTTCATGAAGGCGTGCGGGGTGGACACCCGGGAGCTGGGCACGGCCGAGTTCTTCGTCGGCCACGAGGGACTGCTCCTGGACTACGAGGCGGCCCTGACCCGCACCGAGGCCGAGTCGGGCCGCTCGTACGCCACCAGCGCTCACCTCCTGTGGATCGGCGAGCGCACCCGGGACCTGGACGGGGCGCACGTCGAGTACTTCTCCCGCATCGCCAACCCCATCGCGGTCAAGCTCGGCCCGAGCGCGGGACCCGACACGGTCCTCGGTCTGCTCGACCGCCTCGACCCGGAGCGCGAGGCCGGCCGGCTGACCTTCGTGGTGCGGGCGGGCGCCGAACGGATCCGGGACGTTCTGCCCACCCTGGTGGAGAAGGTGCAGGCGGAGGGGGCCCAGGTCTGCTGGGTCAGCGACCCGATGCACGGCAACACGATCACCGCCGCGAGCGGCCACAAGACCCGCCGGTTCGACGCGATCCTGGACGAGGTGCGCGGCTTCGTCGAGGTGCACGACGCGCTCGGCAGCCACCCCGGCGGCATCCATGTGGAGCTCACCGGCGACGACGTCACCGAGTGCGTGGGCGGCGGCAACGCGGTGCTCGCCGAAGAGCTGCACCACCGCTACGAGACGGCGTGCGACCCCCGGCTCAACCACACCCAGTCCCTGGACCTGGCGTTCCGGCTGGCCCGGATGTACCGCGAGCGGGGCCGGGTCAACACCCCGCCGCGGAGCCCTCGATGA
- a CDS encoding anthranilate synthase component I family protein — MPEFSTIGVRVTDTALPRHDPLDLYVRLRESLAADDLFLFESVDGADPDRRWAVVGSGRLAEIRVYDGFLEIDGAARIAGALAGRAAAAGMADHTVEGGVHRLTFARAEQMWDVTAGAQELFEVATDIPSTSYAFGFLATFAYESAWHMETLPRRTKVAGGPDITLTLFRDTVWYDLVDGSVRQLAAESRAFVDVPRSADVCLAAGFAWGARRDGEEVAVPEAPAPNSVCDNVSRETFLGWAERCLEHIRVGDVYQIQIGHRIDVTTALEPVDVYRRLRARNPSPYMYLMPRAGRTLIGASPELFYRIEGDEITMRPIAGTARRGPDDEENERRVKEMRASTKEQAEHIMLVDLCRNDIGRVTRPSTQPVDRLMAVETYSHVFHLVSTVSGTLEEGVDTWQALRATFPAGTMTGAPKVRAMEIIDTLEQESRGGYAGAVGLVDVRGWSELALTIRTVEYDGLTYSTQSSAGMVAQSEPESEWRETLAKMGAAYWALTGEELSS; from the coding sequence ATGCCGGAATTCAGCACGATCGGTGTGCGGGTCACCGATACGGCACTGCCGCGTCATGACCCTCTCGATCTCTATGTCCGGCTGCGGGAAAGCCTGGCCGCCGACGACCTCTTCCTTTTCGAGAGCGTGGACGGCGCCGATCCGGACCGCCGCTGGGCCGTCGTCGGATCGGGGCGGCTCGCGGAGATCCGGGTGTACGACGGCTTCCTGGAGATCGACGGCGCCGCGCGGATCGCCGGGGCGCTGGCCGGGCGGGCCGCGGCGGCCGGGATGGCGGACCACACCGTCGAGGGCGGGGTGCACCGGCTGACCTTCGCCCGCGCCGAGCAGATGTGGGACGTGACGGCCGGGGCGCAGGAGCTGTTCGAGGTCGCGACGGACATCCCGTCGACGTCGTACGCCTTCGGGTTCCTGGCGACGTTCGCCTACGAGTCGGCCTGGCACATGGAGACGCTGCCCCGGCGCACCAAGGTGGCGGGCGGCCCGGACATCACACTCACGCTCTTCCGGGACACCGTCTGGTACGACCTGGTCGACGGCTCGGTGCGTCAACTGGCCGCCGAGAGCCGGGCGTTCGTGGACGTGCCGCGCAGCGCGGACGTCTGTCTCGCCGCGGGCTTCGCCTGGGGCGCGCGGCGCGACGGCGAGGAGGTCGCGGTGCCCGAGGCGCCCGCGCCGAACTCGGTGTGCGACAACGTGAGCCGCGAGACCTTCCTCGGCTGGGCCGAGCGGTGCCTCGAGCACATCAGGGTCGGCGACGTCTACCAGATCCAGATCGGCCACCGCATCGACGTGACGACCGCGTTGGAGCCGGTGGACGTCTACCGGCGGCTGCGAGCCCGCAACCCCTCGCCGTACATGTATCTGATGCCGCGCGCCGGGCGCACCCTCATCGGTGCGAGCCCCGAGCTGTTCTACCGGATCGAGGGCGACGAGATCACGATGCGGCCGATCGCCGGCACCGCCCGGCGCGGCCCGGACGACGAGGAGAACGAGCGCCGCGTCAAGGAGATGCGCGCCAGCACCAAGGAGCAGGCCGAGCACATCATGCTGGTCGACCTGTGCCGCAACGACATCGGGCGGGTGACCCGGCCCAGCACCCAGCCGGTGGACCGGCTGATGGCGGTGGAGACGTACTCCCATGTCTTCCACCTCGTCTCGACGGTCTCGGGCACTCTGGAGGAGGGCGTCGACACCTGGCAGGCGCTGCGCGCCACCTTCCCGGCGGGCACCATGACGGGCGCCCCCAAGGTCCGCGCGATGGAGATCATCGACACCCTGGAGCAGGAGTCCCGGGGCGGTTACGCGGGCGCGGTGGGCCTGGTGGACGTGCGGGGCTGGAGCGAGCTGGCGCTGACCATCCGCACCGTCGAGTACGACGGCCTGACGTACTCCACCCAGAGTTCGGCCGGCATGGTGGCCCAGTCGGAGCCCGAGTCGGAGTGGCGCGAGACGCTGGCGAAGATGGGGGCCGCCTACTGGGCGCTCACCGGTGAGGAGCTGTCGTCATGA